A segment of the Methanofollis fontis genome:
CTGCTGTTCCTTTGCATCGGCGTTCATCCTGAATCCCTGAACGATGAAAAACGCCGTCGAACCCATCACCGCCCCGAATGCCATGAGGGGACGCATGCCGAGGGCAAACCAGACAATTGTAGCGAGGACGATCGAGACCGCCGCATAGAACCAGACGCCCTTTCCGGCAAAATAGTGCTCACCCCGCAGCCCGAAGTGTTTGGGTTCAAGAAAGAGCCAGTGGAGAAAGAGAAAGATGAGAAAAGTCCCGCCACCGATGAGCAGCACGGGAGCGGAATCTTCGATCGCCGCCGAGACCGCGGGGTCGTCTGAGAAGGTGGCGGTGAGCGCCCCCACCGGCCCGAGGACGGGGGTGGTCGCCCAGACGATCAACCACGGCAGGACGCCTCGAACAACAAAGACCGCAAAAAGAAGGCCCCAGAGCAGGAACCAGCGCCTTGCACGCTCCCCCATCGTCCCGAGCACCTCGGCGTTGATGATGGCGTTGTCGATGGAGCTGATCGTCTCGAAGAGGCAGAGACCGGCGACCGTGAGGAGCAGGGCGGCGAACCCGGACATGGCGATGGGGAGATGGGGCGAGGGAGCGGATAAAGATAGGGGGAGGCATGCCCCTCACCCCTCCGCCGCACCAGGACGCCCCATAAGGATCAGGGCGATGAACGTCGAAACCAGCGCCCATACGCCATTTTTCACCAGACCGACGGGATCGGACGGACCCGGAGCGGCATACAGGGCTGCCGCAAGCGCACTGTCCCACCACTCGCCCCCCATACCGACGGCTGCAGCGCCGAGCGGTGTGATCAGGATGCCAAACACCGTATAGATGATGAAAAATTCGATGAAGAACACCCACACCTGACACAGCCACCCGGAGAGATCCATGACCACTCAGGGCCGATCCTCATAGTAAAAAGTGCTTCGTCAGCCCACTCGCTTCCCGGTCATGCCGATGATCCTGATTCTGAAAACGCAGACCATGGCGAGGACCTCTTCTGTGAAAGCATGGCCTCCCCGTCCAGAGTACTTCGCCATGATCAGGTTCAGCGCCCGTGCCTTTTCCGCGGAATCATCGATCATCTCGGCCGTCCCTGTACCGCACACGCTATGGTAACGCATCCCCCAGCCACACGGTGTCTCAGCAGGGAGGAGTTCTGCACCGACGACCGCACTAAAACCGACCACAGGGTTTTCTCTGAGGATCTCCACCTTCCTGCCTTCAAGGGCCGAATGGATATATATGGCCCCACAGTGATGGGCAAAGTTCAGAGGTACGGCATAGGGTCCGTCATCGCCACAGAGGGCGAATGTGGCATAAACCGCCTCATTCAGGGCCATTTCCAGTTCAGCCTGATCTGTAATCTCCCTGTCAGCCCGTCGCATAAAATCAAGGTGATGAGTAGCCGTTAAGGAAGAAATACATGCTGGTCCCAGGGCATTCGACAGCGCAGGAGAACAATCAGGCCCACATCGGTCGAGAACTGCGGTTGAAGGAGACCTTAATACCAATCCTTATACAGGCGCAGGTCAAACGCCGCTGTACATTACCTGCCGAACCATGACGACCTCCATCCAGATCTGCCTCTCCTCATTCGACCCATCCGGACCGCCCCTCTGCAGGGAGCGTCCTGCCCTCAACGGGTATATCGGCCTCTGCATCCACTGCCCCCATGCCGACCGGGGAGGGGGGAGGCTGAGGTGCAGGCGCTATTCCCGCCGGATCACGGTGCGGGAGAAATACGCCCTCCCGGCATGGAAACGCCTGCGGCGGGAGATCGTTGATCGGGACGGGGGACAGTGCGTCGTCTGCGGCAAGGGAGATCACCTCCATGTGCACCATATCGACGGCGACCCCTCCCACGACGACCCGGGGAATCTTGTCAGCCTCTGCGAGCACTGCCATGCCCGCGCCCACCTGGAGATTCGGAGGGGCGGCGAGGAGCGGGTGAGACGCTTTCTCCATCATTCACAGCGGTGATCCCTGAGGCGCACCGAGAGATCCCGGACACCCCGGAGGAATGCGGAATCACCCCCGAGCAATGAAGAAACATCGGGTTCGGTCAGGCGGACGGAATCGTCATACGGGAGCCAGACGACCGATGTGAAGCACACGGCAGAACCGATCAACCGTTCCGCCCGTTCACGCTCGATGTTGTCCCTCACCCGGTTCACGACGAGGTGAACCGCAGGGATCCCCAGACCGTCTGCCAGTTCTGCCGCATGCCGGGCGACGGATATGGCGTTATACGAGGGATCGGCGACCACGACCGCATCGGAAAAGCCGTGGGCGAGCGCCCGTCCGAAATGCTCCACACCGGCCTGCGTATCGAGGAGGACGGCATCGCCGTCTCCGAGGGCGATCGAGCGGACCAGTCCTCCAAGAAGGGCGTTTTCCGGGCAGAGGCACCCGCTCCCGGCGCGGCCCACCGTACCCATCACCAGCAGGGTGAGGCGGTCAGAGAACCGGATCCCGAACCGATCGACGGCGTCATCGACGTCGGGGTTGAGGGTGAGCATGCCCCCCCACCCGCCCGGCCGCGCCCCGACCTTCTCCTCGATGTATGAGGCGTTTTCGGACAGCGGCACAATTACATCGGATTCAGGACAGCCAAGCGCATACGCAAGATTCTCCTGGGGGTCGGCGTCCACGGCAAGCACTCTCTCCCCTGCTCGGGCAAGAAGATGGGCAAGGAGGGCGGTGATCGTCGTCTTGCCCACGCCTCCCTTGCCGGTGATCACAACCCTCAGCCCCCCGTCGACTGTCCCCCGCACATCCTTCAGGGCATCTGCGGCCTTCCGGATCTCCTGTTTTCCTGCCATATCAGATCCCGAGCCCGCTCCGTTTCTCCTTGATATGCGCCTCGATGAGGTCCGCCGCCCGCACCGGATCGGGCTCAACGGCAAAGGTCGCATGGACAAGACCGTCCAGTCCCCGGGTGAGCAGGTCGACGACCGCAGGGCTGCCGGTGATCTTTGGCATCACGCCAAGCACCGTATAGACACCGGACGCTACAAAATACGAGGCGATGGAGACCGCTTTCTGGGAATACCACTCAGGCGCCGCCCCGGCGATCGGGAGACGGTGGATGCCGACGCCGATCTCCCGGGCCAGTCCCGCGGCCAGTACCAGAATAC
Coding sequences within it:
- a CDS encoding ATP-binding protein — translated: MAGKQEIRKAADALKDVRGTVDGGLRVVITGKGGVGKTTITALLAHLLARAGERVLAVDADPQENLAYALGCPESDVIVPLSENASYIEEKVGARPGGWGGMLTLNPDVDDAVDRFGIRFSDRLTLLVMGTVGRAGSGCLCPENALLGGLVRSIALGDGDAVLLDTQAGVEHFGRALAHGFSDAVVVADPSYNAISVARHAAELADGLGIPAVHLVVNRVRDNIERERAERLIGSAVCFTSVVWLPYDDSVRLTEPDVSSLLGGDSAFLRGVRDLSVRLRDHRCE
- a CDS encoding DUF475 domain-containing protein codes for the protein MSGFAALLLTVAGLCLFETISSIDNAIINAEVLGTMGERARRWFLLWGLLFAVFVVRGVLPWLIVWATTPVLGPVGALTATFSDDPAVSAAIEDSAPVLLIGGGTFLIFLFLHWLFLEPKHFGLRGEHYFAGKGVWFYAAVSIVLATIVWFALGMRPLMAFGAVMGSTAFFIVQGFRMNADAKEQQLKTRHLSDISKIFYLEVIDATFSIDGVLGAFAFTLSVPLIILGNGLGAVVVRELTIRNIEEIRKYVYLKNGAMYSILCLGMIMLLDSFGVHIPSWLSPVITFAVVGYFLWKSFRFSRYMGQRRSA
- a CDS encoding pyridoxamine 5'-phosphate oxidase family protein, yielding MRRADREITDQAELEMALNEAVYATFALCGDDGPYAVPLNFAHHCGAIYIHSALEGRKVEILRENPVVGFSAVVGAELLPAETPCGWGMRYHSVCGTGTAEMIDDSAEKARALNLIMAKYSGRGGHAFTEEVLAMVCVFRIRIIGMTGKRVG
- a CDS encoding HNH endonuclease translates to MTTSIQICLSSFDPSGPPLCRERPALNGYIGLCIHCPHADRGGGRLRCRRYSRRITVREKYALPAWKRLRREIVDRDGGQCVVCGKGDHLHVHHIDGDPSHDDPGNLVSLCEHCHARAHLEIRRGGEERVRRFLHHSQR